One genomic region from Strix aluco isolate bStrAlu1 chromosome 25, bStrAlu1.hap1, whole genome shotgun sequence encodes:
- the NUCKS1 gene encoding nuclear ubiquitous casein and cyclin-dependent kinase substrate 1 isoform X1 has product MSRPVRNRKVVDYSQFQESDDADEDYGRDSGPPSKKIRSSPREAKNKRRSGKNSQEDSEDSEEKDVKTKKDDSHSADEDFGSEDDDLGADDGKADSDYESSQKSKKGKKAKPEKNKRAASKSRKRPAEDSEDEKEDHKNVRQQRQAASKAASKQREMLMDDVGSEEEEQEDDEAQFQETDSGSDEDFLMEDDDDSDYGSSKKKNKKVSKKSKPERKEKKMPKPRLKATVTPSPVKGKGKAGRPTASKATKEKTPSPKEEDEEPESPPEKKKSASPPPEKSGDEGSEDEAPSGED; this is encoded by the exons ATGAAGATTATGGAAGAGATTCAGGTCCCCCATCCAAGAAAATCCGTTCGTCTCCCCGGGAGGCTAAAAATAAGAGGCGATCTGGGAAGAATTCTCAGGAGGACAG TGAggattcagaagaaaaagatgtgAAGACTAAGAAGGATGATTCACACTCAGCAG ATGAAGATTTTGGTAGTGAAGATGATGACTTAGGAGCAGATGATGGCAAAGCTGACAGTGATTATGAGAGCtctcaaaaaagcaaaaaaggaaaaaaggctaaACCAGAAAAGAATAAGAGAGCAGCCTCCAAATCCAGGAAAAGGCCTGCAG AGGACAGTGAGGACGAGAAAGAAGACCACAAAAATGTGCGTCAGCAACGACAGGCAGCATCCAAAGCAGCTTCTAAACAACGAGAGATGCTTATGGATGATGTgggtagtgaggaggaagagcaagaggatgATGAGGCACAGTTCCAGGAGA CAGATTCAGGAAGTGATGAAGACTTCCTCatggaagatgatgatgataGTGACTATGGcagttcaaaaaagaaaaataagaaggtCTCCAAGAAATCCAagccagagaggaaagaaaagaaaatgccaaaGCCCAGGCTAAAGGCTACAG tgacCCCCAGTCCAGTGAAAGGCAAAGGGAAGGCAGGCCGCCCCACAGCTTCCAAGGCAACAAAAGAAAAGACCCCATCCCCCAAAGAAGAGGATGAAGAGCCTGAAAGtcccccagaaaagaaaaaatcagccAGCCCTCCACCAGAGAAGTCGGGGGATGAGGGATCTGAAGATGAAGCACCCTCTGGTGAAGATTAA
- the NUCKS1 gene encoding nuclear ubiquitous casein and cyclin-dependent kinase substrate 1 isoform X2, with translation MSRPVRNRKVVDYSQFQESDDADEDYGRDSGPPSKKIRSSPREAKNKRRSGKNSQEDSEDSEEKDVKTKKDDSHSADEDFGSEDDDLGADDGKADSDYESSQKSKKGKKAKPEKNKRAASKSRKRPAEDSEDEKEDHKNVRQQRQAASKAASKQREMLMDDVGSEEEEQEDDEAQFQENSGSDEDFLMEDDDDSDYGSSKKKNKKVSKKSKPERKEKKMPKPRLKATVTPSPVKGKGKAGRPTASKATKEKTPSPKEEDEEPESPPEKKKSASPPPEKSGDEGSEDEAPSGED, from the exons ATGAAGATTATGGAAGAGATTCAGGTCCCCCATCCAAGAAAATCCGTTCGTCTCCCCGGGAGGCTAAAAATAAGAGGCGATCTGGGAAGAATTCTCAGGAGGACAG TGAggattcagaagaaaaagatgtgAAGACTAAGAAGGATGATTCACACTCAGCAG ATGAAGATTTTGGTAGTGAAGATGATGACTTAGGAGCAGATGATGGCAAAGCTGACAGTGATTATGAGAGCtctcaaaaaagcaaaaaaggaaaaaaggctaaACCAGAAAAGAATAAGAGAGCAGCCTCCAAATCCAGGAAAAGGCCTGCAG AGGACAGTGAGGACGAGAAAGAAGACCACAAAAATGTGCGTCAGCAACGACAGGCAGCATCCAAAGCAGCTTCTAAACAACGAGAGATGCTTATGGATGATGTgggtagtgaggaggaagagcaagaggatgATGAGGCACAGTTCCAGGAGA ATTCAGGAAGTGATGAAGACTTCCTCatggaagatgatgatgataGTGACTATGGcagttcaaaaaagaaaaataagaaggtCTCCAAGAAATCCAagccagagaggaaagaaaagaaaatgccaaaGCCCAGGCTAAAGGCTACAG tgacCCCCAGTCCAGTGAAAGGCAAAGGGAAGGCAGGCCGCCCCACAGCTTCCAAGGCAACAAAAGAAAAGACCCCATCCCCCAAAGAAGAGGATGAAGAGCCTGAAAGtcccccagaaaagaaaaaatcagccAGCCCTCCACCAGAGAAGTCGGGGGATGAGGGATCTGAAGATGAAGCACCCTCTGGTGAAGATTAA